A region from the Campylobacter subantarcticus LMG 24377 genome encodes:
- the ruvA gene encoding Holliday junction branch migration protein RuvA produces the protein MIVAIEGVVSKKELTFIVLKTANGVSYGVYVSLFCSSGIEVNQKIELSITQIIKEDSHKLYGFLDINEQKMFELLIKISGIGATTAMALCSSLDTNTFYAALQNGDESVFKKVPGIGPKSAKRIIAELSDAKIHIENSNQDQAQALAALLSLGFKQENILKVLRTCESKNTSELIKEALKKLG, from the coding sequence ATGATAGTGGCAATTGAAGGTGTTGTAAGTAAAAAAGAACTTACTTTTATAGTATTAAAAACTGCTAATGGTGTAAGTTATGGTGTTTATGTATCATTATTTTGCTCAAGTGGTATTGAAGTAAATCAAAAGATAGAATTATCTATCACACAAATTATAAAAGAAGATTCGCATAAATTGTATGGTTTTTTAGATATTAATGAACAAAAAATGTTTGAATTGTTAATTAAAATAAGCGGTATAGGGGCGACGACTGCTATGGCGCTTTGCTCAAGCTTAGATACCAATACTTTTTACGCAGCTTTGCAAAATGGCGATGAAAGTGTGTTTAAAAAAGTTCCTGGTATTGGTCCAAAAAGCGCAAAGAGAATTATCGCTGAGTTAAGCGATGCTAAAATTCATATAGAAAATTCTAATCAAGATCAAGCGCAAGCTTTAGCAGCGTTGCTTTCGTTAGGGTTTAAACAAGAAAACATTTTAAAAGTTTTACGAACTTGTGAAAGTAAAAATACTAGCGAATTAATCAAAGAAGCTTTAAAGAAACTAGGATAA